The following proteins are encoded in a genomic region of Channa argus isolate prfri chromosome 3, Channa argus male v1.0, whole genome shotgun sequence:
- the pcyt2 gene encoding ethanolamine-phosphate cytidylyltransferase isoform X3, protein MIKNGHHDADDHQDEGGCSKSVRSLCSPEKRKRVVRLWCDGCYDMVHYGHSNQLRQAKAMGDYLIVGVHTDAEISKHKGPPVFTQEERYKMVRAIKWVDEIVEGAPYVTTLETLDQYNCDFCVHGDDITLTVDGKDTYEEVKRAGRYRECKRTQGVSTTDLVGRMLLMTKAHHSNIDNPDYQQHTDNFGKGPKGHSPWTGVSQFLQTSQKIIQFASGKEPQPGDTIIYVAGAFDLFHIGHVDFLEMVYKQAERPYVIVGLHFDQEVNRYKGKNYPIMNIHERTLSVLACRYVSEVVIGAPYAVGKDLLDHFKEPKERGIFKTIDSGNNLTTDDIVQRIIENRLQYEARNQMKEAKEIAVIEVMKKREQQQKTEAAAPAAH, encoded by the exons ATGATCAAAAACGGTCACCACGACGCCGACGATCACCAGGATGAAGGCGGTTGCAGTAAGTCGGTTCGCTCATTGTGCAGCCCAGAGAAAAGGAAGCGCGTTGTCCGTTTGTGGTGTGACGGCTG TTATGACATGGTGCACTACGGTCACTCCAACCAGCTACGGCAAGCCAAAGCCATGGGAGACTACCTCATAGTTGGAGTGCATACGGATG CGGAGATTTCCAAGCACAAAGGTCCTCCTGTCTTCACTCAGGAAGAACGCTACAAGATGGTGCGTGCAATCAAGTGGGTGGATGAAATTGTAGAAGGAGCACCTTATGTCACCACCCTGGAGACTCTGGACCAGTACAACTGCgacttttgtgtgcatggag atgacatcacactCACGGTGGATGGTAAGGACACATATGAAGAAGTGAAGCGTGCAGGCCGTTACAGGGAATGTAAGCGCACACAGGGTGTCTCCACCACTGACTTGGTGGGGCGCATGCTTCTTATGACCAAAGCCCACCACAGCAACata GATAACCCAGATTACCAGCAACACACAGACAACTTTGGAAAG GGTCCTAAAGGCCACAGTCCATGGACAGGAGTGTCTCAGTTCCTCCAAACATCCCAAAAGATCATCCAGTTCGCCTCAGGAAAGGAGCCTCAGCCTGGAGACACCATCATTTATGTAGCTGGAGCATTTGACCTCTTCC ACATTGGCCATGTTGACTTCTTAGAGATGGTCTATAAGCAGGCGGAGAGGCCCTACGTCATCGTAGGTCTACACTTTGACCAG GAAGTGAACCGATACAAGGGAAAGAACTATCCAATAATGAACATCCATGAGAGAACACTGAGTGTCTTGGCCTGTCGA TATGTGTCTgaagtggtgattggtgcaccTTATGCTGTGGGCAAAGACCTGCTGGATCATTTTAAG GAGCCAAAGGAGAGGGGGATATTTAAGACCATTGATAGCGGGAACAATCTCACCACAGATGACATCGTCCAGAGGATCATTGAAAACAG GCTGCAGTATGAAGCCAGAAACCAGATGAAGGAGGCAAAAGAGATAGCAGTGATCGAGGTGATGAAGaagagagagcagcagcagaagactgAAGCTGCAGCTCCGGCTGCCCACTAG
- the pcyt2 gene encoding ethanolamine-phosphate cytidylyltransferase isoform X1, with amino-acid sequence MIKNGHHDADDHQDEGGCSKSVRSLCSPEKRKRVVRLWCDGCYDMVHYGHSNQLRQAKAMGDYLIVGVHTDAEISKHKGPPVFTQEERYKMVRAIKWVDEIVEGAPYVTTLETLDQYNCDFCVHGDDITLTVDGKDTYEEVKRAGRYRECKRTQGVSTTDLVGRMLLMTKAHHSNIDNPDYQQHTDNFGKGPKGHSPWTGVSQFLQTSQKIIQFASGKEPQPGDTIIYVAGAFDLFHIGHVDFLEMVYKQAERPYVIVGLHFDQEVNRYKGKNYPIMNIHERTLSVLACRYVSEVVIGAPYAVGKDLLDHFKVDLVCHGKTEVFPDKDCSDPYAEPKERGIFKTIDSGNNLTTDDIVQRIIENRLQYEARNQMKEAKEIAVIEVMKKREQQQKTEAAAPAAH; translated from the exons ATGATCAAAAACGGTCACCACGACGCCGACGATCACCAGGATGAAGGCGGTTGCAGTAAGTCGGTTCGCTCATTGTGCAGCCCAGAGAAAAGGAAGCGCGTTGTCCGTTTGTGGTGTGACGGCTG TTATGACATGGTGCACTACGGTCACTCCAACCAGCTACGGCAAGCCAAAGCCATGGGAGACTACCTCATAGTTGGAGTGCATACGGATG CGGAGATTTCCAAGCACAAAGGTCCTCCTGTCTTCACTCAGGAAGAACGCTACAAGATGGTGCGTGCAATCAAGTGGGTGGATGAAATTGTAGAAGGAGCACCTTATGTCACCACCCTGGAGACTCTGGACCAGTACAACTGCgacttttgtgtgcatggag atgacatcacactCACGGTGGATGGTAAGGACACATATGAAGAAGTGAAGCGTGCAGGCCGTTACAGGGAATGTAAGCGCACACAGGGTGTCTCCACCACTGACTTGGTGGGGCGCATGCTTCTTATGACCAAAGCCCACCACAGCAACata GATAACCCAGATTACCAGCAACACACAGACAACTTTGGAAAG GGTCCTAAAGGCCACAGTCCATGGACAGGAGTGTCTCAGTTCCTCCAAACATCCCAAAAGATCATCCAGTTCGCCTCAGGAAAGGAGCCTCAGCCTGGAGACACCATCATTTATGTAGCTGGAGCATTTGACCTCTTCC ACATTGGCCATGTTGACTTCTTAGAGATGGTCTATAAGCAGGCGGAGAGGCCCTACGTCATCGTAGGTCTACACTTTGACCAG GAAGTGAACCGATACAAGGGAAAGAACTATCCAATAATGAACATCCATGAGAGAACACTGAGTGTCTTGGCCTGTCGA TATGTGTCTgaagtggtgattggtgcaccTTATGCTGTGGGCAAAGACCTGCTGGATCATTTTAAG GTGGACCTGGTCTGTCATGGCAAGACAGAGGTGTTTCCAGATAAGGATTGCTCAGACCCTTACGCT GAGCCAAAGGAGAGGGGGATATTTAAGACCATTGATAGCGGGAACAATCTCACCACAGATGACATCGTCCAGAGGATCATTGAAAACAG GCTGCAGTATGAAGCCAGAAACCAGATGAAGGAGGCAAAAGAGATAGCAGTGATCGAGGTGATGAAGaagagagagcagcagcagaagactgAAGCTGCAGCTCCGGCTGCCCACTAG
- the pcyt2 gene encoding ethanolamine-phosphate cytidylyltransferase isoform X2 codes for MKAVAVSRFAHCAAQRKGSALSVCGVTAGESVSTADFHRYDMVHYGHSNQLRQAKAMGDYLIVGVHTDAEISKHKGPPVFTQEERYKMVRAIKWVDEIVEGAPYVTTLETLDQYNCDFCVHGDDITLTVDGKDTYEEVKRAGRYRECKRTQGVSTTDLVGRMLLMTKAHHSNIDNPDYQQHTDNFGKGPKGHSPWTGVSQFLQTSQKIIQFASGKEPQPGDTIIYVAGAFDLFHIGHVDFLEMVYKQAERPYVIVGLHFDQEVNRYKGKNYPIMNIHERTLSVLACRYVSEVVIGAPYAVGKDLLDHFKVDLVCHGKTEVFPDKDCSDPYAEPKERGIFKTIDSGNNLTTDDIVQRIIENRLQYEARNQMKEAKEIAVIEVMKKREQQQKTEAAAPAAH; via the exons ATGAAGGCGGTTGCAGTAAGTCGGTTCGCTCATTGTGCAGCCCAGAGAAAAGGAAGCGCGTTGTCCGTTTGTGGTGTGACGGCTGGTGAGTCTGTGTCCACCGCTGACTTTCACCG TTATGACATGGTGCACTACGGTCACTCCAACCAGCTACGGCAAGCCAAAGCCATGGGAGACTACCTCATAGTTGGAGTGCATACGGATG CGGAGATTTCCAAGCACAAAGGTCCTCCTGTCTTCACTCAGGAAGAACGCTACAAGATGGTGCGTGCAATCAAGTGGGTGGATGAAATTGTAGAAGGAGCACCTTATGTCACCACCCTGGAGACTCTGGACCAGTACAACTGCgacttttgtgtgcatggag atgacatcacactCACGGTGGATGGTAAGGACACATATGAAGAAGTGAAGCGTGCAGGCCGTTACAGGGAATGTAAGCGCACACAGGGTGTCTCCACCACTGACTTGGTGGGGCGCATGCTTCTTATGACCAAAGCCCACCACAGCAACata GATAACCCAGATTACCAGCAACACACAGACAACTTTGGAAAG GGTCCTAAAGGCCACAGTCCATGGACAGGAGTGTCTCAGTTCCTCCAAACATCCCAAAAGATCATCCAGTTCGCCTCAGGAAAGGAGCCTCAGCCTGGAGACACCATCATTTATGTAGCTGGAGCATTTGACCTCTTCC ACATTGGCCATGTTGACTTCTTAGAGATGGTCTATAAGCAGGCGGAGAGGCCCTACGTCATCGTAGGTCTACACTTTGACCAG GAAGTGAACCGATACAAGGGAAAGAACTATCCAATAATGAACATCCATGAGAGAACACTGAGTGTCTTGGCCTGTCGA TATGTGTCTgaagtggtgattggtgcaccTTATGCTGTGGGCAAAGACCTGCTGGATCATTTTAAG GTGGACCTGGTCTGTCATGGCAAGACAGAGGTGTTTCCAGATAAGGATTGCTCAGACCCTTACGCT GAGCCAAAGGAGAGGGGGATATTTAAGACCATTGATAGCGGGAACAATCTCACCACAGATGACATCGTCCAGAGGATCATTGAAAACAG GCTGCAGTATGAAGCCAGAAACCAGATGAAGGAGGCAAAAGAGATAGCAGTGATCGAGGTGATGAAGaagagagagcagcagcagaagactgAAGCTGCAGCTCCGGCTGCCCACTAG